The following proteins are co-located in the Trichomycterus rosablanca isolate fTriRos1 chromosome 14, fTriRos1.hap1, whole genome shotgun sequence genome:
- the ndrg2 gene encoding protein NDRG2 isoform X1, whose protein sequence is MTTEMQEISNTEEKPLLTGQADNAKEAEIAARILLDRGQEYQIETPHGLLNVTVHGTGNTRRPAILTFHDVGMDSKSCFSTLFKFEEMQEIVKNFTVVHVDAPGQEEGAALFPSGYQYVSMDELAEMIPSVVQFFNFRSVIGVGVGAGAYVLSKFTLNNPDSVEGLVLINIDINARGWMDWAAQKLSTLTSSLAEQILSHLFSQEDNTDIVKAQRERISKAPNLQNIESFWKSYNNRRDLIFDRNSGFKCPVMLVVGDQAPYEDAAVECNSKLDPTTTSFLKMADAGGMPQLTQPSKLTEAFKYFIQGMGYMASSCMTRLSRSRTTSLSSSYSIDGSRSRSRTLSQGSLGGNVPPSPSTTMEVSS, encoded by the exons ATGACAACTGAAATGCAAGAGATCTCCAATACTGAAGAAAAGCCTTTGCTTACGGGTCAGGCGGACAACGCAAAG GAGGCAGAGATTGCAGCCAGGATATTGTTGGACCGCGGTCAG gagtACCAAATTGAGACTCCTCATGGTTTGCTGAATGTGACCGTGCATGGCACAGGAAACACCCGCCGGCCAGCTATACTGACTtttcatgatgtggggatggaTA GTAAGAGCTGTTTTTCCACCCTGTTCAAGTTTGAGGAGATGCAGGAGATTGTGAAAAACTTCACAGTGGTTCATGTGGACGCCCCAGGACAGGAGGAGGGAGCTGCACTTTTTCCTTCTGG GTACCAGTACGTGTCCATGGATGAGCTTGCAGAAATGATTCCTTCAGTCGTGCAGTTCTTCAA TTTCCGTTCTGTGATTGGAGTTGGAGTCGGAGCAGGAGCCTACGTCCTTTCAAAGTTCACT ttaaataaTCCAGACTCTGTGGAAGGACTTGTTCTGATCAACATTGACATCAACGCCCGTGGCTGGATGGACTGGGCTGCCCAAAAG CTCAGCACCTTGACTTCATCCCTTGCCGAACAGATCCTCAGTCACCTTTTCAGTCAG GAGGATAACACAGACATCGTTAAAGCTCAAAGAGAGAGGATCTCAAAAGCTCCCAACCTGCAGAACATTGAGTCTTTCTGGAAGAGCTACAATAA tcGCAGGGATCTGATCTTTGACCGCAACAGTGGTTTCAA ATGTCCTGTTATGCTGGTGGTAGGAGACCAGGCACCATATGAAGACGCTGCA GTGGAGTGCAACAGCAAACTGGATCCAACTACCACATCATTCCTAAAG ATGGCTGATGCTGGTGGAATGCCACAACTCACTCAA cccagcaAGCTGACTGAAGCCTTCAAATACTTCATCCAGGGAATGGGATACA TGGCTTCGTCCTGCATGACCCGCCTGTCCCGCTCGCGCACGACTTCACTCTCCTCGTCCTACTCCATCGACGGCTCCCGCTCGCGATCACGCACCCTGTCGCAGGGCTCCCTCGGTGGCAACGTGCCGCCCAGCCCCTCCACCACGATGGAGGTGTCCTCCTGA
- the ndrg2 gene encoding protein NDRG2 isoform X2: MDSKSCFSTLFKFEEMQEIVKNFTVVHVDAPGQEEGAALFPSGYQYVSMDELAEMIPSVVQFFNFRSVIGVGVGAGAYVLSKFTLNNPDSVEGLVLINIDINARGWMDWAAQKLSTLTSSLAEQILSHLFSQEDNTDIVKAQRERISKAPNLQNIESFWKSYNNRRDLIFDRNSGFKCPVMLVVGDQAPYEDAAVECNSKLDPTTTSFLKMADAGGMPQLTQPSKLTEAFKYFIQGMGYMASSCMTRLSRSRTTSLSSSYSIDGSRSRSRTLSQGSLGGNVPPSPSTTMEVSS, translated from the exons atggaTA GTAAGAGCTGTTTTTCCACCCTGTTCAAGTTTGAGGAGATGCAGGAGATTGTGAAAAACTTCACAGTGGTTCATGTGGACGCCCCAGGACAGGAGGAGGGAGCTGCACTTTTTCCTTCTGG GTACCAGTACGTGTCCATGGATGAGCTTGCAGAAATGATTCCTTCAGTCGTGCAGTTCTTCAA TTTCCGTTCTGTGATTGGAGTTGGAGTCGGAGCAGGAGCCTACGTCCTTTCAAAGTTCACT ttaaataaTCCAGACTCTGTGGAAGGACTTGTTCTGATCAACATTGACATCAACGCCCGTGGCTGGATGGACTGGGCTGCCCAAAAG CTCAGCACCTTGACTTCATCCCTTGCCGAACAGATCCTCAGTCACCTTTTCAGTCAG GAGGATAACACAGACATCGTTAAAGCTCAAAGAGAGAGGATCTCAAAAGCTCCCAACCTGCAGAACATTGAGTCTTTCTGGAAGAGCTACAATAA tcGCAGGGATCTGATCTTTGACCGCAACAGTGGTTTCAA ATGTCCTGTTATGCTGGTGGTAGGAGACCAGGCACCATATGAAGACGCTGCA GTGGAGTGCAACAGCAAACTGGATCCAACTACCACATCATTCCTAAAG ATGGCTGATGCTGGTGGAATGCCACAACTCACTCAA cccagcaAGCTGACTGAAGCCTTCAAATACTTCATCCAGGGAATGGGATACA TGGCTTCGTCCTGCATGACCCGCCTGTCCCGCTCGCGCACGACTTCACTCTCCTCGTCCTACTCCATCGACGGCTCCCGCTCGCGATCACGCACCCTGTCGCAGGGCTCCCTCGGTGGCAACGTGCCGCCCAGCCCCTCCACCACGATGGAGGTGTCCTCCTGA